CGCCCGGCAGTTCGCGTGACAGAATGCGGCGCACCTTTTTGAGCTCTTCCATAAGGTTCGATTTCGTGTGCAGCCTGCCGGCCGTATCCACGATGAGCACATCCACGGCCCGGGCCTTTGCCGCCGAAACGGCATCGAATACCACAGCACTGGGATCGGCGCCTTCCTTATGTTTGATCACCGGTATTCCCGCGCGCTCCCCCCAGATCGAAAGCTGTTCCGAGGCCGCTGCGCGGAAGGTATCTCCCGCTGCAAGCATAACCTTCTTCCCCTCTGCCTGGAGCCGGCTCGCCAGTTTGCCGATGGTCGTGGTCTTGCCCGTACCGTTCACACCAACAACGAGCACCGCCGACGGAGACGCGGTAAGGGAAAATACCGGCGACGGGGATGAAATGATCTCAAACAGAATTTGCCTGAGCCTGTCCTTCACCTGCGCGGGAGAGGACAGCTCATTGCGCTTGAACCGTTCCTTCAGGTCCTTGAGCGCGAGCGAAGCAGTTGCGACGCCGACATCCGACGCGATAAGCGCCTCCTCAAGTTCATCGAGGAACGCTTCGTCGATCTTCTCACCGAGGATCAGAGAACCGACCTTATCCGCAAAGTTCTTTCTGGTCTTTGCCAGCCCATCACGCAGACTGCGGAGAACACCGAACATGGAATACCTCAAATGAATTGGAAATTGGAAACTGAAAATTGGAAATTTGAGATTGATAAAAAGACTACGACCAGTTCCTATTAATTTACAATTTCCAATTTACACTCTTCACTTTCCAATTCGACATACGCAGAATGTCGTTATATATCCAGCGGCAATTTCCCGGACACATCCGACCCCCCGCTGGAGACCGCCTTTTTGCCCTTGTGCCTCTTTTCTTCAACGTCTTCTGCCCCATCCGCCGGAGTGGAATAGCTCGACTGCCGGTAAAGATACCGGTCATGCATTTTACTATAGTTTGTCCATGCCCCCTCGGCCACATTCTCTTTTTTGATCGTTGCCTGGAAGTTGTTGATCTTGGCCTCGAGGTCATCCAGGTAATTGATGATGATCGCTTCCTGGATCTTGGGCCTCTTGGGAGAGCCAAACTCGTATTCTCCATGATGCGAGAGCATGATATGCTTCAGCAGCAGAGTCAGTTCGGCAGGGAACGACGGGATCGCGCTTACCTTCTCAACGATCATCTCGTACCCCAAAGAGATGTGACCGATGAGCCGCCCTTCGGTCGTATACTCGATCGATTTTCTGACCGCAAGTTCTTTCACCTTGCCGATGTCGTGCAGGAATGCGCCCACGGTCAGCAGGTCCAGGTCAACTGAGGGAAAGTGCTTTGCCACATCGCGAGCAAGCGCAACAAGCTCAACGATGTGCTCAAGCAACCCACCAATATAATTGTGATGGAGTGTCTTTGCGGCAGGCGTTCTTTTGAACAGTGTCATAAAGGAAGGATCGTCAAGAAAGGCATTCATGAGTTGCCGGAGATAACCGTTGGAGAGGGCCGCTGCAACGGTCCGCAGCTCCTGTACCATTTCATCGATGTTCCGCGGCGACGTTTCGAGAAAGTTTGCGACGTCCACCCTGGAGTCATCAACCTTTTCGAGCGTCTTCAACTTGACCTGCATCGAGCCCTGATATACCGACGCCATCCCCTTGACGCGGACAAAATCCTCCCGCTCGAACCTCCCGGAAATTTCTTCGGCATTGTCCCACAGCCTGCCATCGATCTCGCCGGTCTTGTCCGCCAGCTTCAGCGACAGATAGATCACGCCGTTCTTTGCCGTCGAGATCTGTTTCGAGGTAACGAGGTAGATGTCCTCAACCCAGTCGCCTTCTTTTAACGTCGCTATGGTCTGCATCAAAGCCCCTTCCGTCGCAGGTCCTGGATAATTCAAGCGTTTTGATAATAAACCATCATCACCGCTTTGTCAAAGCGTGATTTCCGATTATTTCTTCCTCACGTAGACACGATATTCTTCTCCGTCCCTGGCAAGGCCGAGATACTCATTCCCCGTCATCCGGCACCACACAGGCATGTCTTTTTCAATGCCCTCGTCGTCGGACTGAACTTCAAGAACCTGGCCCTGCTTCATCTCTTTGATCCTGACCGATGTCTTGAGGATCGGCATGGGACAGGAAAGGCCGACACAGTCCAGTATTTCATCGGGTTTGATGTCCTTTACGTCCATAGATACATCCTGCCAGACGCGGATTTACTCGGATGCACACAGATTAACTCTGGTATTTCATTCCGCACTCCGCACTCCGCATTCCGCAATTGAATCACTCCATCTCGTGTTCATGTCCTGCGTCAGCGGATATCTTCACCGGCGAAGGTTTGCCCTGTTTCTTGTAATAGTCATCGAGCGCGGACCTCAGCGCCTCCTCGGCCAGCACCGAGCAGTGCATCTTTACCTTCGGCAGGCCGCCGAGCGCTTCGGCAACGGCCGCATTGGATATTTTGAGCGCCTCGTCGATGGTCTTTCCCTTCACCAGATCCGTCACCATGCTGCTGGTGGCGATTGCCGCGCCGCACCCGAAGGTTTTGAACTTGGCGTCCGTGATGATATTGTTCTCCACCTTGATGTAAAGACGCATCACGTCGCCGCACACCGGGTTCCCCACGGTGCCGACGCCGTCCGCGTTCTCGATCTCGCCCACGTTATGCGGCTGGGCGAAATGCTCCATCACTTTTGAGCTGTACTGTTCCATGGTGTCCTCCTCATTTTCCTTTTTCTTTTTTTAACATATCCTCATAGAGCGGAGACATCTCCCGCAGGCGCTGTACAATGGGAGGAAGGGTCTCTATCACATAATCGATATCTTCCGTGGTGTTCCCCATCCCGAGCGACATCAGCAGCGTCCCGTTCGCCACAGCAGCGTCCGTGCCGATACAGGTGAGCACATGGGACGACTTGAGCGACCGCGAGGTGCATGCCGATCCGCTCGAGACCGAGATCCCCTGCATATTCAGGAACAGGAGCATGGACTCGCCTTCCACATACCACAATGAAATATTCAGGTTGTTCGGCAGCCTTTTCACGGGATGGCCGTTGATCACCAGGTGTTCGATCTTTTCACTGAGGCCCTTCTGGAGCCGGTCCCTGAGCGGGGTAAGGTAATTCATCCGGTTGGCGACCTCTGCTGCCGCAAGTTCCGAAGCCTTGCCCAGACCCACGATGGCAGGCACATTCTCGGTGCCCGCACGCCTCCCGTCCTCCTGAATGCCCCCTTCGATCAGCGGTTTGATCCTGACTCCCTTGCGCACAAAGAGCCCGGCCGCTCCCTTGGGGCCATAGAACTGGTGGCCTGAGAAAGAAAGAGCATCCACGCCCAGTGTCCCGACCTCCACCGGGATCCATCCTGTGGTCGCGACCGCGTCGGTATGGAGCAGTACGCCCCGTTCCCGGGTGATCCTGCCTATCTCTTCGATCGGTTCTATGGTTCCGATTTCGTTGTTCGCGTGCATGATCGATACGAGAATGGTCTCCTTGGTGATCGCCTTGGCGACATCATCGGGGCTTACGATCCCCTGTTTGTCCGTCGGCAGATAGGTGACCGTGAAGCCGGATTTCTCGAGCGTCTTCACCGGATGAAGGATGGAAAAATGTTCTATTTGCGATACGATAATATGTTTGCCCTTCTGGCTGTTTGCCTGGGCCAGACCTTTGATCGCAAAATTGTTCGACTCGGCGCCGCTGGCGGTAAAGAATATTTCATCGGCCCTGGCCCCGATGAGCGTTCCCGTTTTGGCCCTCGCCTCTTCGACGGCATTCTTTGCCTCCCGCCCGACATCATGCAAATTGGATGGATTGCCGAACTTTACCGAAAAATAGGGGAGCATGGCCTCCAGGACTTTCGGATGAACCGGCGTTGTGGCCGCGTGGTCTAGATAAACGTTTCTCATATCAACATGCCCCCTTTCCCGCCAACACCGCTTTTTTCCTCGGCTTCAGGAGAAGCGGATCTTTTTGATGCTGCTGCAAGAGATCATCAAAGCTGATGCCGTCGAGCGCCTCCTCAATTTTTGCGCCGACTTTTACCCAGACCATCCTTGCCACGCAATCGTCGGCCTGATAGCAATCAGATGACTCGCCGGGCTCCAGACAATGGGACAACGCTATCGGTCCTTCCAGGACACGCACAATATCGCCTATCGTCAGTTCCGACGGCTTCCGCGCGAGTAAATATCCTCCTGCGGGACCGCGTACGCTTTCGATCAATCCGGCCTTGCCGAGTTTGTGCAGGATCTGCTCAAGATAGGAGAAAGAAATCCCCTGCCGCTCCGCGATCTCCTTGATCGAAATAGGCCCCTTGCCGTAGTTCCGTGCAATCTCAAACACGGCCCGAACGCCATATTTACCTTTTGTCGATAGCTTCATACTGTATACCTGCCCTGAAGGCCCAGGCCCTCTCCATACAGGACTGATTCCGTCCTCACTACTTCTCACTGAAAACATAACAAACTTGACTAATATTGTCAAGTATATTGTTTTCTTTTTTTACCGGCAGTTGCACTAATTTATTAATCCCCATGAAATCATCACTTCAACCGGCATGAGAATTTCCCGTTCGCACTCTATCCTGTTTATGGTATACTCCCTTGCATGCAGCAATCCAGCCCTCATAACCCGATCACGAGCAAAGACAACAGCTTTATAAAACACCTGCGCGCCCTGTCCGACCCCAAACATCGAAAAAAAGAACGGGCCTTCTTGATCG
This genomic stretch from Nitrospirota bacterium harbors:
- the ftsY gene encoding signal recognition particle-docking protein FtsY is translated as MFGVLRSLRDGLAKTRKNFADKVGSLILGEKIDEAFLDELEEALIASDVGVATASLALKDLKERFKRNELSSPAQVKDRLRQILFEIISSPSPVFSLTASPSAVLVVGVNGTGKTTTIGKLASRLQAEGKKVMLAAGDTFRAAASEQLSIWGERAGIPVIKHKEGADPSAVVFDAVSAAKARAVDVLIVDTAGRLHTKSNLMEELKKVRRILSRELPGAPHETLLVLDGNTGQNALVQAKMFHETVGITGIVLTKLDGTAKGGIVFAIYKELSIPVKFVGIGEAIEDLRSFDPREFVDALL
- a CDS encoding HD domain-containing protein, whose product is MQTIATLKEGDWVEDIYLVTSKQISTAKNGVIYLSLKLADKTGEIDGRLWDNAEEISGRFEREDFVRVKGMASVYQGSMQVKLKTLEKVDDSRVDVANFLETSPRNIDEMVQELRTVAAALSNGYLRQLMNAFLDDPSFMTLFKRTPAAKTLHHNYIGGLLEHIVELVALARDVAKHFPSVDLDLLTVGAFLHDIGKVKELAVRKSIEYTTEGRLIGHISLGYEMIVEKVSAIPSFPAELTLLLKHIMLSHHGEYEFGSPKRPKIQEAIIINYLDDLEAKINNFQATIKKENVAEGAWTNYSKMHDRYLYRQSSYSTPADGAEDVEEKRHKGKKAVSSGGSDVSGKLPLDI
- a CDS encoding Rrf2 family transcriptional regulator, yielding MKLSTKGKYGVRAVFEIARNYGKGPISIKEIAERQGISFSYLEQILHKLGKAGLIESVRGPAGGYLLARKPSELTIGDIVRVLEGPIALSHCLEPGESSDCYQADDCVARMVWVKVGAKIEEALDGISFDDLLQQHQKDPLLLKPRKKAVLAGKGAC
- a CDS encoding IscS subfamily cysteine desulfurase yields the protein MRNVYLDHAATTPVHPKVLEAMLPYFSVKFGNPSNLHDVGREAKNAVEEARAKTGTLIGARADEIFFTASGAESNNFAIKGLAQANSQKGKHIIVSQIEHFSILHPVKTLEKSGFTVTYLPTDKQGIVSPDDVAKAITKETILVSIMHANNEIGTIEPIEEIGRITRERGVLLHTDAVATTGWIPVEVGTLGVDALSFSGHQFYGPKGAAGLFVRKGVRIKPLIEGGIQEDGRRAGTENVPAIVGLGKASELAAAEVANRMNYLTPLRDRLQKGLSEKIEHLVINGHPVKRLPNNLNISLWYVEGESMLLFLNMQGISVSSGSACTSRSLKSSHVLTCIGTDAAVANGTLLMSLGMGNTTEDIDYVIETLPPIVQRLREMSPLYEDMLKKEKGK
- a CDS encoding sulfurtransferase TusA family protein; the encoded protein is MDVKDIKPDEILDCVGLSCPMPILKTSVRIKEMKQGQVLEVQSDDEGIEKDMPVWCRMTGNEYLGLARDGEEYRVYVRKK
- the nifU gene encoding Fe-S cluster assembly scaffold protein NifU → MEQYSSKVMEHFAQPHNVGEIENADGVGTVGNPVCGDVMRLYIKVENNIITDAKFKTFGCGAAIATSSMVTDLVKGKTIDEALKISNAAVAEALGGLPKVKMHCSVLAEEALRSALDDYYKKQGKPSPVKISADAGHEHEME